In the Candidatus Cloacimonas acidaminovorans str. Evry genome, one interval contains:
- the bamA gene encoding outer membrane protein assembly factor BamA produces the protein MRRIILCSILILLLGCLAQNLYAVGEIIYEIKVIGAVNIDPELVTSALSFRVGDTLDPEAVAKSIRNLYRMGIFSDIQVESEPYRTGVTILIKIQENPIVSSIEYIGFKAVKQERIDELVNVKVGSYWSEGVKNQLLNKLKNEYATKGFSNAEIQIFESRLPNNKIGLKVQVNEGKKVSIKQITFVGNSYFEDKTLQKKMKTKPASFLRSGHFEQEKFDADLQALTAFYKKNGFIDVVIGPYEIQPLGEKYIEIVINVYEGTKYNFGGITIEGNDFFSSEELQDIFTMKIGEPFDQEFFDNEIRKIYTKYFDEGFIYVSIIPNYVKEGDQLIVNLKINENNRARIHQIHITGNRKTKEKVIRRQLEVSPGDYFRQTQVMRSQQNIYNLGFFEQDIRLDYTPINKDGDIDLQLDVIDRASGTANGGVGYNSQDKFVGQLSIAQNNLFGNNWSTNLTWEFGGNTQNFEFAFTNPNLLDTDILLGSNLYYTKKTWSSFYYEIFTRGAGIRVGQTLPWIDKTRAVAGYSLYSKKYRITNMNAIMADSTANANLIELSKLNWRYTSAFSLTLSRDTRDNVFFPTKGSQFTLYSEVAGGMFGGDFDYFKEIAQVNWYMDTWEKLILRTKWRFCYVTPYGRSKDAPPDEKFYLGGTGADGIRGFPDSSIGPAGGGTRAIIFSTELGYPLGTDQIIAVAFFDAGNSYNKMRDFNFLNFKKGTGLGIRIRSPFGLIGFDYAYNINDGGWEPHLQFGTTF, from the coding sequence ATGCGAAGAATAATACTATGCAGCATCTTAATTTTGCTGCTTGGCTGTCTTGCCCAAAACCTGTATGCTGTTGGAGAAATCATATATGAAATAAAAGTAATCGGAGCTGTAAATATAGATCCGGAACTGGTTACTTCCGCACTCAGTTTTAGAGTTGGAGATACTCTTGATCCTGAAGCCGTGGCAAAATCCATTCGTAATTTGTATAGAATGGGAATATTTTCTGATATTCAAGTGGAATCTGAACCCTATAGAACAGGAGTAACTATACTGATAAAAATCCAGGAAAATCCGATTGTAAGCAGTATTGAATATATTGGTTTCAAAGCGGTAAAGCAGGAAAGAATAGATGAACTGGTAAATGTTAAGGTTGGCAGTTACTGGAGTGAAGGAGTTAAAAATCAGTTATTGAACAAGCTGAAAAATGAATATGCTACCAAGGGTTTCAGTAATGCCGAAATTCAGATATTTGAATCCCGTTTACCTAACAACAAGATTGGTTTGAAGGTTCAGGTAAATGAAGGTAAAAAGGTCTCTATCAAGCAAATAACCTTCGTAGGGAATAGCTATTTTGAAGATAAGACCTTGCAGAAAAAGATGAAAACCAAACCTGCTAGTTTCCTTCGCTCAGGTCATTTTGAGCAGGAAAAATTTGATGCTGATCTGCAAGCACTCACCGCTTTCTATAAGAAAAACGGATTTATAGATGTAGTGATAGGTCCCTACGAAATTCAACCGCTGGGGGAAAAATACATTGAAATCGTTATTAATGTTTATGAAGGAACCAAATATAATTTCGGGGGTATAACTATTGAAGGGAATGATTTTTTCTCTTCTGAAGAACTGCAAGATATTTTCACGATGAAAATTGGCGAACCCTTTGACCAGGAGTTCTTTGATAACGAAATACGAAAAATCTATACCAAATACTTTGATGAAGGGTTTATCTATGTGTCTATTATCCCGAATTATGTTAAAGAAGGCGACCAGCTAATCGTAAACCTGAAAATCAATGAAAATAACCGTGCCCGAATTCACCAGATACATATTACAGGTAACAGAAAAACCAAGGAAAAAGTGATCCGGCGTCAGCTGGAAGTTTCACCTGGTGACTATTTTCGTCAGACCCAAGTAATGCGAAGTCAACAAAACATTTACAATTTGGGTTTCTTTGAACAGGATATTCGTTTGGATTATACTCCCATCAATAAAGACGGGGACATAGATTTACAGCTTGATGTTATAGACCGTGCAAGTGGAACTGCCAATGGAGGAGTGGGTTATAATTCCCAGGATAAATTTGTAGGCCAGCTTTCTATAGCTCAAAATAATCTGTTTGGTAATAACTGGTCAACGAATCTGACCTGGGAATTTGGAGGCAACACCCAAAACTTTGAATTTGCTTTCACCAATCCTAATTTGCTGGATACCGATATCCTTTTGGGAAGCAATCTCTATTACACGAAAAAGACCTGGAGCTCTTTCTATTACGAGATTTTTACTCGTGGTGCAGGAATCAGGGTTGGTCAAACTCTTCCCTGGATAGATAAAACGAGAGCTGTAGCCGGTTATTCTCTCTATTCCAAGAAATACAGAATAACCAATATGAATGCTATTATGGCAGATTCCACTGCCAATGCCAACTTGATTGAACTGAGTAAATTGAATTGGAGATACACCAGTGCGTTCAGTTTAACGCTAAGCAGAGATACACGCGACAATGTATTTTTCCCTACCAAAGGAAGTCAGTTTACTCTTTACAGTGAAGTTGCAGGTGGTATGTTTGGCGGTGATTTTGATTATTTCAAGGAAATTGCTCAAGTTAACTGGTATATGGATACCTGGGAGAAACTTATTTTACGCACCAAATGGCGTTTTTGTTATGTTACTCCTTATGGCAGGTCTAAAGATGCTCCTCCTGATGAAAAATTCTATTTGGGCGGAACAGGTGCAGATGGAATAAGAGGTTTTCCCGATAGTTCCATTGGTCCTGCCGGAGGCGGAACAAGAGCAATTATTTTTTCTACGGAATTAGGTTATCCCTTAGGAACCGATCAAATAATTGCAGTTGCCTTTTTTGATGCTGGAAACAGCTATAATAAGATGCGTGATTTCAATTTCCTCAATTTTAAAAAAGGAACCGGACTCGGAATCAGAATCCGCAGTCCTTTCGGTTTAATCGGTTTTGATTATGCCTATAACATCAACGATGGCGGTTGGGAACCCCATTTACAATTTGGAACAACCTTTTAA
- the ispD gene encoding 2-C-methyl-D-erythritol 4-phosphate cytidylyltransferase, whose product MDFLNNTTAIITAAGSGKRLPGNRKKQFRELEGIPILIRSMEPFMASELIDNLVITVPESDIAHTEALIEQWFEGINKPYIVIAGGLERQDSVFSALQVCPEGTEYVAIHDGVRPFVSQELLEILFSAVVIDKAVIPAGKIKHTVMQVEGNYAVNTLPRHQLINVFTPQVFAYSIIMEAYHQAYKDSYFSTDDASLVQHLGMKIRYIWDNDFNIKVTDEADLFFAKQLIEKKKL is encoded by the coding sequence ATGGATTTCTTAAATAATACAACCGCCATTATTACTGCTGCAGGAAGCGGTAAACGCCTACCGGGAAACAGAAAAAAACAATTTAGGGAACTGGAAGGAATTCCTATTTTGATTAGAAGTATGGAGCCCTTTATGGCTTCGGAACTAATTGATAACCTTGTAATTACTGTTCCGGAAAGCGATATTGCCCACACAGAAGCTCTTATAGAACAATGGTTTGAAGGAATAAATAAGCCCTATATCGTAATTGCCGGAGGGTTGGAAAGGCAGGATTCTGTTTTTTCCGCTTTACAGGTTTGTCCTGAAGGAACAGAATATGTAGCTATTCATGATGGAGTGCGTCCTTTTGTTTCGCAGGAATTGCTGGAAATTCTTTTTTCGGCAGTGGTTATTGATAAAGCAGTTATTCCAGCAGGGAAAATAAAACATACCGTGATGCAAGTGGAAGGAAATTATGCAGTTAATACTCTTCCGCGGCATCAGCTCATCAATGTTTTCACTCCTCAGGTTTTTGCCTATTCTATAATTATGGAAGCATATCATCAGGCATATAAAGACAGTTATTTTTCTACCGACGATGCTTCCCTGGTTCAGCATTTGGGAATGAAAATTCGCTATATTTGGGATAACGATTTCAATATCAAAGTAACTGATGAAGCAGACCTTTTCTTTGCCAAGCAGTTAATAGAAAAAAAGAAATTATAG
- a CDS encoding SIS domain-containing protein, producing the protein MPKFLYLWLKRILCKFGNRELHIPLPVFGLGCGVLGLALPKVSLKMGEYASKLLKALEYRGYDSTGAAFQGNTTEITLLKDVGAPSTLVKTLGIEKQSGKIFCGQVRWATFGFVDKKNAQPHEVKCKRHIYGAHNGNITNTRELKSFLTKEGHFVQSDNDGEMLVHTVEHYFDIEMDKAGNPTDIDLRKNCMRKAIIQTADKLVGSYAAVIVDPVTETCWAIKAGSSLYFGIGTLEDMPFALASSDLTAVLRFTKQLVNLREGEFIEYNADNYQVYAQKNLKFKRLNQPDEIWYTGDKIPAKPIYSKLRAEDVELLPEYEYFMEQEIYAQSETTGKLIKLFQGGSNSGKRVLSLLAKAGVRDILLEQVQLFLTENNFAERHRIFTELLNSETFNLFFNQVFSTYREFFDVAVKEDFEKKYFFSNEKNFFLEMVNGEYDLKKISLAKTLDALAEEMNVKDFNASVDDFLQLVKNTILNNRNAYSIACGTSFHATKIAALFFNSIAGMEIIPILPGDFRGEYSNCIKDNDLIIGVSQSGETKDLIDIFNDIDAKDLNVRKVVLVNNMNSTLGQEKSDVAIPILCGPEIAVPATKSFMNQITLFYYLAIKTAQMKLNEIDNNLTQEQRLWRQQELDDYFVSLAKIPSLLKETLDNVSGEIEFMAGKIYMEPSIHILATKISGVAMEGALKIRETVLTHAEGREASEFKHGPNTILGKNTVFGVKHLRSLLRYFSENIDEIESLCEQEGIPHSETKEVYKALADYIFTHNQPFNLSPQGTNIFNRFVQDKDFFEHLYRNYPLIYVTGPDERDVNLTISQINTHKIRGANTFVIAEENEQLLKNASTRPSENSYYAWSYIMLPKTGSTLLTCFSASIVLQLLALKMSVRKMKKLDKLGVLDHGVHPDVPKNVSKSITVD; encoded by the coding sequence ATGCCTAAGTTTTTGTATTTATGGTTAAAACGCATATTATGCAAATTCGGAAACAGGGAACTGCATATTCCTTTACCTGTTTTCGGGTTGGGATGCGGTGTTTTAGGTTTGGCATTACCTAAGGTCTCTTTAAAAATGGGTGAATATGCCTCCAAACTGTTAAAAGCTTTGGAATATAGAGGTTATGACAGCACAGGAGCCGCTTTTCAGGGAAATACAACCGAAATAACTCTGTTAAAAGATGTTGGCGCTCCCAGCACTTTAGTAAAGACCTTAGGCATAGAAAAACAGAGCGGTAAAATATTTTGCGGACAGGTGCGTTGGGCTACTTTTGGCTTTGTGGATAAGAAAAATGCTCAGCCCCACGAAGTTAAATGTAAAAGGCATATTTATGGTGCACATAATGGTAATATAACTAATACCAGAGAGTTAAAGTCCTTTTTAACGAAAGAAGGTCACTTTGTGCAAAGCGATAACGATGGTGAAATGTTAGTGCATACTGTAGAACATTATTTTGACATAGAAATGGATAAAGCAGGAAATCCCACGGACATTGATTTACGTAAGAATTGTATGCGTAAGGCAATAATTCAGACCGCAGATAAACTTGTGGGAAGCTATGCCGCTGTAATTGTTGATCCTGTTACGGAGACCTGTTGGGCTATTAAGGCAGGCAGCAGTTTATATTTTGGCATCGGGACTTTGGAAGATATGCCTTTTGCGTTGGCATCTTCCGATTTAACAGCTGTTTTGCGTTTTACTAAGCAACTGGTAAATTTGCGTGAGGGTGAATTTATTGAATATAATGCAGATAACTATCAGGTTTATGCACAGAAAAACTTAAAATTCAAGCGTTTAAATCAACCCGATGAAATATGGTATACAGGTGATAAAATTCCTGCCAAGCCAATTTATTCCAAACTGCGAGCTGAAGATGTTGAACTTTTGCCTGAATATGAATATTTTATGGAGCAGGAAATTTATGCTCAAAGTGAAACTACGGGCAAACTGATTAAGCTCTTTCAGGGTGGTTCCAATAGCGGAAAAAGAGTGTTATCATTATTGGCAAAAGCAGGAGTGCGGGATATTCTATTAGAACAGGTTCAGCTGTTTTTAACGGAAAACAATTTTGCAGAACGGCACAGGATTTTTACCGAACTTCTAAATTCCGAAACCTTTAATCTTTTTTTCAATCAAGTTTTCAGCACTTATCGGGAGTTTTTTGATGTTGCCGTGAAGGAGGATTTTGAAAAGAAATACTTCTTTTCCAACGAAAAGAACTTCTTTCTGGAAATGGTGAATGGAGAATATGATTTGAAGAAAATCTCGCTGGCTAAAACTCTGGATGCTTTAGCTGAAGAAATGAATGTGAAGGACTTTAATGCCAGCGTAGACGACTTTTTACAGCTGGTTAAAAACACTATTTTAAATAACCGCAATGCCTATTCTATTGCCTGTGGAACCAGTTTTCATGCCACTAAGATCGCTGCTCTTTTCTTTAATTCTATTGCCGGTATGGAAATAATTCCCATTTTACCTGGCGATTTCAGAGGTGAATATTCCAACTGCATAAAAGATAATGACCTTATTATAGGCGTTTCTCAATCGGGTGAAACCAAAGACCTGATAGATATTTTCAACGATATAGATGCCAAGGACTTAAATGTCCGCAAAGTGGTTTTGGTGAATAATATGAATTCCACTTTGGGTCAGGAAAAAAGTGATGTGGCAATTCCTATTTTATGCGGACCGGAAATTGCCGTTCCTGCCACCAAGAGCTTTATGAATCAAATTACTCTGTTCTATTATCTTGCCATTAAAACAGCCCAGATGAAATTGAATGAAATAGATAATAATCTTACTCAGGAACAGCGTTTATGGCGTCAACAGGAACTTGATGATTACTTTGTTTCCCTTGCCAAAATTCCTTCCCTTTTGAAAGAGACCCTGGATAATGTGAGTGGTGAAATTGAATTTATGGCTGGTAAGATTTATATGGAACCCTCCATTCATATTTTAGCTACCAAAATCAGTGGCGTGGCTATGGAAGGTGCTTTAAAAATAAGAGAGACAGTTTTAACGCATGCCGAAGGAAGAGAGGCATCCGAATTCAAACATGGTCCCAATACAATTTTAGGGAAAAACACCGTTTTTGGCGTTAAGCATCTGCGTTCTCTCTTGCGTTATTTTAGTGAAAACATTGATGAAATAGAGTCGCTTTGCGAACAAGAAGGCATTCCGCACAGCGAAACAAAGGAAGTTTATAAAGCATTGGCTGATTATATTTTTACTCATAATCAGCCCTTCAACCTTTCACCTCAAGGGACTAATATTTTCAACCGGTTTGTTCAGGATAAGGATTTCTTTGAACATCTCTATCGCAATTATCCATTAATTTATGTTACAGGACCGGATGAGCGCGATGTAAATCTCACCATCTCTCAGATAAATACCCATAAAATACGGGGTGCCAATACTTTTGTGATTGCTGAAGAAAATGAACAACTGCTGAAAAATGCCTCTACCCGACCCAGTGAAAACAGCTATTATGCCTGGTCTTATATTATGTTGCCCAAAACAGGTTCCACTCTACTAACCTGTTTTTCCGCAAGTATTGTTCTGCAATTGCTGGCTCTAAAAATGAGCGTGAGGAAAATGAAAAAACTGGATAAATTGGGAGTTCTTGATCATGGTGTTCATCCTGATGTTCCTAAAAATGTATCCAAAAGTATAACAGTGGATTAA
- a CDS encoding M1 family aminopeptidase produces the protein MRLQVKKVLLTLSLFISIGMLFSQTIENVKPGRKYSSPLPQNAYPEEEICRADSAHGFDVLKYEITLTINDALHYIWGNVLATVIATENLTSMSYELTGFNVSNVLVNGIHATSINYGTHFTFPVNVSAGEQFTTQVFYSGTPQLVYSYYNIGMIFSNNTVFTISDPDAARAWWPCYDHPWDKAIVDLHITMRSDWKVAANGIRTEIVNNGDGTSTTHWIGENPMTTYLVCITAGPYVEINQTVPEQNNLPVQNFVMQNQYNNALIDLQNLPWMISWFSELFGDYPFEKYGNAVVSMSTYGAMEHQTMTTLGNYIISGNGAYETVIAHELVHQWFGNAVSFLTFKDVWLSEGFATYGEFLWTDKRFGWQSACNYLHSNFHQYYLDWEANAGPQTIYNPSFYNYFSPPSYEKAASVLHMLRLKLGDTNFFNLLRLYYNTYKNGNAVTAEFETLAEQVSGQDLSPFFNQWIYGSGIPNVKYSLWQNETNNHLEIYAKTTSPTATSFTVEIPFRITQNGISDSLLVIAAPDGYSNDFNYSVLSDNFNIVSNYNHWTLLKELAEQIPHFTEYLPTNNCVLLFWNTFIPNKDHQYRLYRKLSSAQNWSLLATLNNDTFSFADTTAISGISYDYQFRVVDVNGYFSRPSETVSVTPQAFSFTGELLVVDETRDGIGTQINPDDEMVDTFYASALSLFSCPIDNWDCATQGLPNLETLGNYKLVLWHSDDFNQNLLQGNSSLLSSYIAGGGKIVISGWKTPSVLTTEFFNRFGGGVTPIYDNSACLISAQSDIYPTLTVDTNKTLSSWNSMLPYIFTFSGAEEPLYFANMMEGSNGAGQCIAFKHDFNGTLVLFGCPLYFMHLDEITNMFYELLPTLNPALPNSDETIIMPQATLSAFPNPFNPTATISFSLPVGGKAELVLYNLKGQKVVTLSEGLMPQGKYSIYFNGSDEKGRALASGVYLLRLQHPAGIITKKITLLK, from the coding sequence ATGAGATTGCAGGTTAAAAAAGTTCTTCTAACTCTTAGCTTATTTATCAGCATAGGGATGTTGTTTAGTCAAACAATTGAAAATGTGAAACCTGGCCGGAAATATAGTTCTCCTTTGCCTCAAAACGCTTATCCGGAAGAAGAAATTTGCCGTGCCGATTCTGCTCACGGTTTTGATGTGCTAAAATATGAAATTACACTAACTATCAATGACGCTTTACATTATATTTGGGGTAATGTATTAGCAACGGTGATTGCCACGGAAAATCTTACCAGTATGTCTTACGAATTAACCGGTTTCAATGTGAGTAATGTTTTGGTAAACGGAATTCATGCCACAAGTATTAACTATGGCACTCATTTCACTTTTCCGGTTAATGTATCAGCAGGAGAGCAATTTACAACGCAGGTATTTTATTCAGGTACCCCTCAATTAGTTTATAGTTACTATAATATCGGAATGATTTTTAGTAATAATACCGTTTTTACTATATCCGATCCTGATGCCGCTCGTGCCTGGTGGCCCTGTTATGATCACCCCTGGGATAAAGCAATTGTGGATTTGCACATTACTATGCGCAGTGACTGGAAAGTTGCTGCCAATGGAATTAGAACCGAAATAGTGAATAATGGTGATGGCACTTCTACAACTCATTGGATTGGAGAAAACCCGATGACTACTTATCTGGTTTGTATAACTGCTGGTCCTTATGTAGAAATAAATCAGACAGTTCCGGAACAGAATAATCTGCCCGTTCAGAATTTCGTAATGCAAAATCAATATAATAATGCTTTAATAGACCTGCAAAATCTCCCTTGGATGATTTCCTGGTTTTCTGAACTTTTCGGTGATTATCCTTTTGAAAAATATGGCAATGCTGTCGTAAGTATGAGCACTTACGGGGCTATGGAACATCAAACAATGACTACTTTAGGAAATTATATTATTAGTGGAAACGGTGCTTATGAAACAGTTATAGCTCATGAACTTGTTCATCAATGGTTTGGGAATGCAGTTAGTTTTTTAACTTTTAAGGATGTTTGGCTTTCTGAAGGTTTTGCTACTTACGGAGAATTTCTCTGGACAGATAAAAGATTTGGCTGGCAAAGTGCCTGTAATTATCTACATAGTAATTTTCATCAGTATTATCTGGATTGGGAAGCTAATGCAGGACCTCAAACTATATATAATCCTTCTTTTTATAACTATTTTTCGCCGCCCTCTTATGAAAAAGCAGCCAGCGTGTTACATATGTTACGGTTAAAGCTTGGAGACACCAATTTTTTCAACTTGCTTCGGCTTTATTATAATACCTATAAAAACGGGAATGCTGTTACGGCAGAATTTGAAACACTGGCAGAACAAGTTAGTGGACAAGACCTTAGCCCATTCTTTAACCAATGGATTTATGGTTCAGGAATTCCTAATGTGAAATATTCCCTGTGGCAAAATGAAACTAATAACCATCTGGAAATATATGCCAAAACTACTTCTCCAACTGCCACTTCCTTCACGGTGGAAATTCCTTTTCGGATTACTCAAAATGGAATTAGCGATTCTTTATTGGTAATTGCCGCTCCTGATGGCTATTCCAACGATTTTAATTATTCCGTTTTGAGCGATAATTTCAATATTGTTTCCAATTATAACCATTGGACTTTGTTGAAGGAATTAGCGGAACAAATTCCTCATTTTACGGAATATCTGCCCACCAATAATTGCGTTTTACTTTTCTGGAATACATTTATACCAAACAAGGATCATCAGTATCGGCTCTATCGTAAATTGAGCAGTGCACAAAATTGGTCTTTACTTGCTACCTTAAATAACGACACTTTCAGCTTTGCCGATACAACTGCAATTTCTGGTATCAGTTATGATTATCAATTTAGAGTAGTTGATGTAAACGGATATTTTTCCAGACCTTCAGAGACCGTTTCTGTTACACCTCAAGCATTCAGTTTTACGGGTGAACTTTTAGTTGTTGATGAAACCAGAGATGGAATAGGAACCCAAATCAATCCCGATGATGAAATGGTTGATACTTTTTATGCTTCCGCCTTAAGTTTATTTTCCTGCCCGATTGATAATTGGGATTGTGCTACCCAGGGTCTTCCCAATCTGGAAACTTTGGGAAATTATAAACTGGTGCTTTGGCATTCGGATGATTTTAACCAAAATTTGCTGCAGGGTAATTCTTCTTTGCTTAGCAGTTATATTGCAGGTGGTGGAAAAATAGTTATTTCCGGCTGGAAAACCCCTTCAGTTTTAACGACGGAATTTTTTAACCGCTTTGGAGGTGGAGTAACTCCTATTTACGATAATTCTGCCTGTTTAATCAGTGCTCAATCCGATATCTATCCAACTTTAACAGTGGACACTAATAAGACCCTTTCCTCCTGGAATTCAATGTTACCATATATTTTTACTTTCAGTGGAGCTGAAGAACCTTTATATTTTGCCAATATGATGGAAGGAAGTAATGGAGCAGGACAGTGTATTGCTTTCAAGCACGATTTTAACGGCACTTTAGTTCTCTTTGGCTGTCCGCTGTATTTTATGCATTTAGATGAGATTACCAATATGTTCTATGAGCTCTTACCTACTCTAAATCCTGCTTTACCGAATTCCGATGAAACTATTATTATGCCTCAGGCAACTCTTTCCGCTTTTCCCAATCCTTTTAATCCGACTGCTACAATTTCCTTCTCTTTACCTGTTGGCGGAAAAGCAGAACTGGTATTATACAACCTGAAGGGACAGAAAGTAGTTACTTTATCAGAAGGTCTTATGCCCCAAGGGAAATATAGCATCTATTTTAACGGAAGCGATGAAAAAGGCAGAGCTTTGGCTTCCGGTGTCTATTTGCTTCGTTTGCAACATCCTGCAGGCATTATAACGAAAAAGATTACTCTGCTTAAGTAG
- a CDS encoding radical SAM protein translates to MIKYKHLFGPVMSRRLGISLGIDLVPYKYCPLNCVYCEVQRTTHQVTKREAFFETREILAELDSFMSTNPHLDYITFSGAGEPTLNSLLGQIVNYIKAKYPSYKLALLTNGILFSDPEVRKEVLPCDIVLPSLDSATQEGFEKINRPCPELKVEELIEGLIHFRQEYKGIIWLEVFLVSGINTIPQEISALAKAINKIKPDLVQLNCLDRPGAEDWVKPIPLHTLKQVKEQLSQQVCVPVEIIAKVKYQPAESQLDGELIELLHNTLKRRPSTAEDLSAMLDIHINEISKVLSQLYQEKKITAQRESRGVFYKWIS, encoded by the coding sequence ATGATTAAGTATAAACACCTTTTTGGACCTGTAATGTCCCGTCGGTTAGGTATATCTTTAGGTATAGACCTTGTTCCGTATAAATATTGTCCCTTAAATTGCGTGTATTGTGAAGTGCAAAGAACTACACATCAGGTAACTAAACGGGAAGCATTTTTTGAGACGAGGGAAATTTTGGCTGAATTGGATAGTTTTATGTCTACCAACCCTCATTTGGATTATATCACTTTTTCCGGAGCCGGTGAACCCACATTAAACAGTTTATTGGGGCAGATAGTAAACTATATAAAAGCTAAATACCCAAGCTATAAACTTGCCTTGCTTACGAATGGTATACTGTTTTCCGATCCGGAAGTCCGTAAAGAAGTTCTTCCCTGTGATATTGTTTTGCCTTCACTTGATTCTGCTACTCAAGAGGGTTTTGAGAAAATCAATCGTCCCTGTCCGGAATTGAAAGTGGAAGAGCTTATTGAGGGTTTAATTCATTTCAGACAGGAATATAAAGGTATCATTTGGCTGGAAGTTTTTCTGGTTTCAGGAATTAACACCATTCCGCAAGAAATTTCCGCTCTGGCAAAAGCTATCAATAAAATTAAGCCGGATTTGGTGCAGTTAAATTGTTTAGACCGTCCCGGAGCGGAAGATTGGGTTAAGCCCATACCTTTGCATACACTTAAGCAGGTTAAAGAGCAGCTTTCTCAACAGGTTTGTGTACCCGTGGAAATTATTGCCAAAGTTAAATATCAACCTGCGGAAAGTCAACTGGATGGCGAACTTATTGAACTTTTGCATAATACGCTTAAAAGGCGTCCTTCTACCGCAGAAGACCTTTCTGCTATGCTGGATATTCACATTAATGAAATCAGCAAAGTGCTAAGTCAATTGTATCAGGAAAAGAAAATAACTGCCCAAAGAGAGAGTCGGGGGGTTTTTTATAAATGGATTTCTTAA
- a CDS encoding helix-turn-helix domain-containing protein: MSSKYNHEKIKQSIQGNLRRYEAIALSMAISFEIEDFIKERGISKQELAKAAGVSPSYLSQVFAGDRLLNLTMLAGISQKYQVKFHCDIQEAKVESIREYAFESFGKPHTKKANIYNFEDFKQVHNDKYNNQNRVIGSDCGNPA; encoded by the coding sequence ATGAGTTCAAAATACAATCATGAAAAGATAAAACAATCTATCCAGGGTAATCTTCGCAGGTATGAAGCAATTGCCTTAAGTATGGCGATAAGCTTTGAAATTGAGGATTTTATCAAGGAACGGGGAATTAGCAAACAAGAGCTTGCTAAAGCTGCAGGGGTTTCACCTTCCTATTTAAGCCAGGTTTTTGCTGGAGATAGATTGCTCAACCTTACTATGCTTGCTGGGATATCACAAAAATACCAGGTTAAATTTCACTGTGATATTCAAGAAGCCAAAGTAGAAAGTATCCGAGAATATGCATTTGAAAGCTTTGGTAAACCACATACGAAGAAGGCGAATATTTATAATTTTGAAGATTTCAAGCAGGTACATAATGATAAATACAATAATCAGAATAGAGTTATAGGGAGTGATTGTGGAAATCCGGCGTAG